A genome region from Sphingobacteriaceae bacterium GW460-11-11-14-LB5 includes the following:
- a CDS encoding ATP-binding protein: MNFHRDRSIDRTQIMRLAECGFVDKHENVLITGPTGIGKSYLASALGYQACALEYKVLYWSTPKLFTRLKQAKADNSYVKEMMKIERSEMLILDDFGLHPLDAQSRAMLMEIVEDRHEKNSIVITSQLPVSAWFEMIGDKTIADAILDRIVHNAHRIEAIGESMRKSRPKRMEENVYE; the protein is encoded by the coding sequence ATTAATTTTCATCGCGACAGGAGTATTGACCGGACGCAAATCATGCGGTTGGCAGAATGTGGTTTTGTTGATAAACATGAAAATGTTCTTATAACCGGGCCAACAGGTATTGGTAAAAGTTACCTTGCCTCGGCATTGGGTTACCAGGCCTGTGCACTGGAATATAAGGTTTTGTACTGGAGCACTCCCAAATTGTTCACTAGATTAAAACAGGCCAAAGCAGACAACAGTTATGTAAAAGAGATGATGAAGATTGAGCGTTCGGAGATGTTGATCCTCGATGACTTTGGGCTTCATCCACTGGATGCACAGTCAAGGGCGATGCTGATGGAAATCGTAGAGGACAGACATGAAAAAAATTCCATAGTAATTACCTCGCAGTTACCGGTGAGTGCATGGTTTGAAATGATCGGTGATAAAACAATAGCTGATGCGATACTAGATAGAATAGTACACAACGCTCACAGGATAGAAGCAATCGGCGAATCGATGCGTAAAAGCAGGCCAAAAAGAATGGAGGAAAACGTTTATGAATAG
- a CDS encoding alpha-amylase, protein MQNQTLIQFFHWYYNEEQNLWTKVAAEASHLKEIGITSVWLPPAYKSNNAAYDVGYAVYDLFDLGEFDQKGSVNTKHGSKDEYIKAIEALHDNGIGVLADVVFNHKAGGDELEKVAVRTVNPENRNEFTSDVFEIEAWTKFTFPARQGKYSEFIWNHECFSGVDWAEDLQETAIYSIQNYLGEGFEEVPSTEFGNYDYLMFNDIDYRNRAVVEELKYWGEWVVETTKVDGFRLDAVKHINPDFIVEWIDHLNQKFNREFFIVAEDWNVVDREGQLNYIEITGGRTQIFDSLLHHNFFLASKDEAFDMQTIFDGTLVQVKPDLAVTFVDNHDSQPLQALESYVDFWFRPLAYAIILLRVQGIPCLFFPDLYGGIYDDKDKEGDEVHVELVPIPVVETMSKIRTALAYGEQRDYFDHNICVGWTRTGDEEHENSGLAVLMSTGEEGFKEMEIGKHFAGKTFVDALGYREQEVIIDENGWAEFHCNAGSVSVWVLKVG, encoded by the coding sequence ATGCAAAACCAGACCCTGATCCAATTTTTCCATTGGTATTATAATGAAGAACAAAATTTGTGGACTAAAGTAGCTGCCGAAGCCAGTCATTTAAAAGAAATTGGTATAACATCTGTTTGGCTGCCTCCGGCTTATAAATCGAACAATGCGGCCTATGATGTTGGTTATGCCGTTTATGATTTATTCGATTTAGGCGAGTTCGACCAGAAAGGAAGTGTAAATACCAAACATGGCTCGAAAGACGAATATATCAAAGCGATTGAAGCACTTCACGATAACGGGATTGGTGTTTTAGCCGATGTGGTTTTTAACCACAAAGCTGGGGGTGATGAACTTGAAAAAGTAGCCGTTAGAACGGTAAACCCGGAAAATAGAAACGAATTTACCAGTGATGTTTTCGAAATAGAAGCCTGGACGAAGTTTACTTTTCCTGCGCGGCAGGGGAAATATTCTGAATTCATTTGGAATCATGAGTGCTTTAGTGGGGTAGACTGGGCAGAAGACCTCCAAGAAACAGCCATTTATTCGATCCAGAATTATTTAGGTGAAGGTTTTGAAGAAGTTCCTTCTACTGAATTTGGCAATTACGATTACCTGATGTTCAATGATATCGATTACCGCAACAGGGCGGTTGTGGAAGAGTTAAAATACTGGGGTGAATGGGTTGTCGAAACCACCAAAGTAGATGGTTTTCGATTGGATGCGGTTAAACACATCAATCCGGATTTTATTGTAGAGTGGATCGATCACCTGAATCAAAAATTTAACCGGGAGTTTTTTATTGTGGCCGAAGATTGGAATGTGGTGGATAGAGAGGGGCAATTAAACTATATCGAAATTACCGGTGGCAGAACGCAAATATTCGATTCGCTTTTGCACCATAATTTTTTCCTGGCGAGTAAGGATGAGGCATTTGATATGCAAACGATTTTTGATGGAACCCTGGTTCAGGTGAAGCCGGATTTGGCCGTAACATTCGTTGATAACCATGATTCGCAACCTTTGCAGGCACTCGAATCTTATGTCGATTTTTGGTTCAGGCCTTTGGCTTATGCTATCATCCTGTTGCGTGTACAGGGTATTCCATGTTTGTTCTTTCCCGATCTGTACGGAGGAATTTATGATGATAAAGACAAAGAAGGGGATGAGGTACACGTGGAGTTGGTTCCAATTCCGGTGGTAGAAACCATGAGTAAAATCCGTACAGCTTTAGCCTATGGCGAGCAGCGCGATTATTTTGACCATAATATTTGTGTCGGCTGGACCCGTACAGGTGATGAGGAACATGAAAATAGCGGCCTGGCGGTATTGATGAGCACAGGAGAAGAAGGCTTTAAAGAAATGGAAATCGGTAAACACTTTGCCGGAAAAACCTTTGTTGATGCCTTAGGTTATAGGGAGCAGGAGGTAATCATTGATGAAAATGGCTGGGCCGAGTTTCACTGCAACGCGGGAAGTGTATCGGTTTGGGTGTTGAAGGTGGGGTAG
- a CDS encoding xylose isomerase: MKRSEFIRNSLFTAGAIATGAGINNTFAAEKPGAALSDKVFNMDYAPHQGMFENHAGKNFLDQIQFMYDKGFRAIEDNGYLNRSVDEQEKIGNLLAKLGMRMGVFVVDGGDNWKTSLTTGKKEFKDKFVETCKKSVEAAKRCNAKWLTVVPGFYERNLPYGNQFANVIDAMRAGAEIFEPHGLIMVLETLSDTPELFLQKTNETYAVCKAVKSPSCKILYDIYHMQRTEGDLIKTIDRCWDEIAYIQIGDNPGRKEPTTGEINYKNLFKHLHKKGYKGVMGMEHGNSKGGKEGELAVISAYRAEDNFL; this comes from the coding sequence ATGAAAAGAAGTGAATTTATAAGAAACAGCTTATTCACTGCTGGTGCAATTGCTACCGGGGCAGGAATTAACAATACTTTTGCGGCCGAAAAACCAGGTGCAGCATTAAGCGATAAGGTTTTTAACATGGATTATGCCCCACATCAGGGCATGTTCGAAAACCATGCAGGCAAGAATTTTTTAGATCAGATCCAGTTTATGTACGACAAAGGTTTCCGTGCTATCGAAGATAACGGATACCTCAACCGCTCTGTAGATGAACAGGAAAAAATTGGAAACCTATTAGCCAAATTGGGCATGCGCATGGGTGTTTTCGTTGTAGATGGCGGCGATAACTGGAAAACCTCTTTAACCACCGGAAAAAAGGAGTTTAAAGATAAATTTGTCGAAACCTGTAAAAAATCAGTAGAAGCAGCTAAACGCTGTAATGCTAAATGGCTTACCGTAGTACCTGGTTTTTACGAACGTAATTTACCTTATGGCAATCAATTTGCCAATGTAATTGATGCCATGCGTGCCGGAGCAGAGATTTTTGAACCCCACGGTTTGATCATGGTTTTGGAAACCTTGAGCGATACCCCGGAGCTTTTCCTTCAAAAAACAAATGAAACCTATGCAGTTTGTAAAGCGGTAAAAAGCCCTTCTTGCAAAATCCTTTATGATATTTACCACATGCAACGTACAGAAGGTGATTTAATTAAAACCATCGATCGCTGCTGGGACGAAATTGCATACATTCAGATTGGTGATAATCCAGGTCGGAAAGAGCCTACCACCGGAGAGATCAATTATAAAAACCTCTTTAAACACCTGCACAAAAAAGGTTATAAGGGTGTGATGGGCATGGAGCATGGCAACTCCAAAGGTGGAAAAGAAGGCGAACTAGCTGTTATTTCGGCTTACCGGGCTGAGGATAACTTTTTGTAA
- a CDS encoding acyl-CoA thioesterase, with protein MSLKKKFARESFTIMNELVLPNDTNTLNNLMGGRLLHWMDIAAAISAQKHCNRIVVTASVDNVSFKHPIKLGDVITIEAKVTRAFNTSVEVRLDVWAENIPSGARQKSNEAYYTFVAVDQSARTIPVPELIPETPEEKDLFDGALRRRQLRLVLGGKMNPDDASELKALFFKA; from the coding sequence ATGAGTTTAAAAAAGAAATTTGCCAGAGAAAGTTTTACCATCATGAATGAATTGGTATTACCAAACGATACCAATACCTTAAATAACCTGATGGGTGGGCGTTTGCTTCACTGGATGGATATTGCAGCGGCAATTTCGGCTCAAAAACACTGTAACCGCATTGTAGTAACCGCTTCGGTTGATAACGTTTCTTTTAAACATCCCATTAAATTAGGCGATGTAATTACCATTGAGGCCAAAGTAACCAGGGCATTTAATACTTCGGTAGAGGTTCGTTTAGATGTTTGGGCAGAGAATATCCCAAGTGGTGCACGCCAGAAAAGTAACGAGGCTTATTATACCTTTGTTGCAGTTGACCAGAGTGCCCGTACCATACCTGTACCAGAACTTATCCCGGAAACGCCCGAAGAAAAGGATTTGTTTGATGGCGCTTTACGTCGCAGGCAATTACGTTTGGTTTTAGGTGGAAAAATGAATCCTGATGATGCCAGCGAACTAAAAGCACTTTTCTTTAAAGCATAA
- a CDS encoding ubiquinol-cytochrome C reductase: MQYWLVKSEPFKYSWEKFNKDGRTFWDGVRNYQARNNLKAMKEGDLVLFYHSNEGKNVVGIAKVVKEFYQDPTTDDANWVVVDLSPVETLKNPVSLEQIKAEPSLTDISLVRQGRLSVMPLKAAEFDKILEMGS; this comes from the coding sequence ATGCAATATTGGTTAGTAAAATCAGAGCCTTTTAAATACAGTTGGGAAAAGTTTAACAAAGATGGTCGTACCTTTTGGGATGGCGTTCGTAATTATCAGGCACGGAATAACCTAAAAGCGATGAAAGAGGGTGATTTGGTGCTTTTTTACCACAGTAACGAAGGCAAAAATGTGGTGGGTATTGCAAAAGTGGTGAAAGAGTTTTATCAGGATCCTACCACTGATGATGCCAACTGGGTAGTGGTTGATTTATCTCCTGTAGAAACGCTGAAAAACCCGGTTTCACTCGAACAAATTAAGGCTGAACCTAGTTTAACCGATATTTCGTTGGTTAGACAAGGACGGTTATCAGTTATGCCCTTAAAAGCAGCAGAATTTGATAAGATTCTGGAAATGGGAAGCTGA
- a CDS encoding sodium:proton antiporter, whose translation MTTYTILIILSGLVIFSYLFDLVASKTKIPSVLLLLLLGIGLRLLVDNLKIQTFNFLSILPTLGTVGLILIVFEGSLELKYDRHKNKIIRSAFFSALSILLGTIAVITTIIYQISHHDLYTCIANAIPFSVISSAIAIPSAAALNNHDKEFVIYESSFSDILGIIIFNFAITNHSITTSAFIGLGLSTFLILLLSAIACVVLLYVMGRLVHHIKFFLIIAILILVYAIGQSYHLSSLVLILSTGLFLNNADAIENAWFRSVFLYKNLTADLSQLYQLSAESAFILRTFFFVIFGFTMNISSLNDKIVLANGFFMLISIYIIRVVFLKIFKKENLSPILYIAPRGLISILLYFNLPDSLKIPEVGTPFLFLVVLGSSIVMTLGITLSKRNSVVH comes from the coding sequence ATGACAACTTATACCATTCTTATTATTTTAAGCGGATTAGTTATTTTCTCTTATCTGTTTGATTTAGTGGCAAGTAAGACCAAAATACCATCGGTTTTATTACTACTGCTTTTGGGTATTGGTTTACGTTTACTGGTCGATAACCTGAAGATACAAACCTTCAATTTTCTCTCTATCTTACCCACATTGGGTACTGTAGGGTTGATTTTGATTGTTTTTGAGGGCTCACTTGAACTTAAATACGACCGACATAAAAACAAGATTATCCGCAGTGCTTTTTTCTCTGCTTTAAGTATTTTATTGGGCACTATCGCTGTAATTACCACCATTATTTACCAGATCAGCCACCACGATTTATATACCTGTATTGCAAATGCTATTCCCTTCAGCGTAATCAGTTCGGCTATTGCCATTCCTTCGGCAGCGGCATTAAACAACCACGACAAAGAATTTGTAATTTATGAATCTTCTTTCTCCGATATTTTAGGGATTATCATCTTCAATTTTGCCATTACCAATCATTCGATCACTACATCGGCTTTTATTGGCTTAGGTTTAAGTACCTTCCTGATCCTTTTACTATCGGCCATTGCCTGTGTGGTGTTGCTGTATGTGATGGGACGATTGGTGCATCACATCAAATTCTTTTTAATTATAGCCATCCTGATACTGGTTTATGCCATTGGCCAATCCTACCACCTCTCCTCCCTGGTGTTAATTTTAAGCACGGGCCTGTTCCTGAACAATGCTGATGCCATTGAGAATGCCTGGTTCAGAAGTGTCTTTTTATACAAAAATTTAACGGCCGATTTATCCCAGCTTTATCAGTTATCAGCAGAAAGCGCCTTTATCCTCCGTACTTTTTTCTTCGTGATTTTTGGTTTTACCATGAATATAAGTAGCCTGAACGATAAAATTGTACTGGCCAATGGTTTCTTCATGCTTATATCGATTTACATCATCAGAGTGGTGTTTCTCAAAATATTCAAAAAAGAAAACCTGAGTCCGATTTTATACATTGCACCACGCGGACTCATTAGCATTTTGCTTTATTTTAACCTGCCAGATTCTTTAAAAATACCGGAGGTTGGTACACCATTTTTATTCCTGGTGGTATTGGGATCGAGTATTGTCATGACGCTGGGGATAACCTTGAGTAAAAGAAATAGTGTGGTTCATTAG